CTCATGGACGAAGTCATGGGCGACCTCGAACATCTCCTCAGCAGAGTCTCCAAGACCGGCCGCGGAGTGTCTGTGCAAGCTTCAACTCTCGGTTCCCTCGAAGCGCTGCTCGAGTTCCTGCGCGTTTCCAAGATTCCCGTGGCCACCATCTCCATCGGCCCCGTGTTCAAAAAGGACGTGTTGCGCGCTGGTGTGATGTTGGAAAAGTCGCGCGAATACGCGGTGATGCTGTGTTTCGACGTAAAGGTCGACAAGGACGCGAAAGCGTACGCGGAAGAGATTGGCGTCAAGATCTTCGAGGCGGACATCATCTACCATCTCTTCGACAAGTTCACAGCACACATGAAGCAGCTCGAGGAGCAGCGCAAGGAAGAGTCCAAGATGCTGGCCGTCTTCCCCTGCGTGCTGCGCCCGGTCGCCGTCTTCAACAAGAAGGACCCCATCGTGATTGGTGTCGACGTCATCGACGGCAACCTGAGGATGACCACACCCGTCTGCGCCATCAAGAAGAACCCAGCCACGGGCGTCAAGGAAATCATCCAGCTCGGCAGAGTGTACGTGTCtttttatttttatttttatttttattttCAACAGGTCTCAACTAACATGATGCCAGTACCTCGATCGAGCGCGACCACAAGCAAATCGCCGTGTGCAAAAAGGGCCAGCCGTCGGTGGCGGTCAAAATCGAAGGCCCCAATCAGCCCATGTACGGCCGGCACCTGGAGGAGGACGACACGCTGTACTCGGCCATCAGCCGCAAGAGCATCGACACGCTGAAGGAGTTCTTCCGCAGCGACGTGACGCAGGACGAGTGGAAGCTGCTGATTGAGCTGAAGAAGATGTTTGACATCATGTAGACGCCATGTTGCACGATAATGAAGATGAAGATATGATGAAGATGAACATGACCCAAACCTGGCCAGGGAAACCGACGTGTATGATGAcaaaaacaacaacaacaacaacaacaacgaagCAAGTAAATGCCCAAAACCCAACCTTTACATCCATCCCATCCCCACCCGGAcgagaaaaaaaaaaaaaggaaaTATAGTACATTAGCATCCATCATCACATCTCTCTCATCctatccatccatccatccatccatccaacCCGTGCGCTTGCTTCTCCCCCCCGTGCAGATGTAGAGAGAAGAGTAGACAACCTGTTGTGAGATGGTGAGAGTGTTTGATCTGGCGCTTTGGGGTAGATTGTATTTTTGGCACGTGTATTTCCATCTAGGTAACTTGGTGAGAGTTGGATGTACAAGATTGCAGGATctaggtagagtagggtgGAGGGTGGTAGAAAGTATTCGTTGGTTAGGTTAGGTTAGGTTAGGTTAGGTTAGGTTAGGTTAGGTTAGGTTAGGTAGGTTAGTTTTGTCTGGGTTAGGTTGTATGTGTAGGTTAGCGTGGTGTAGGAGGTGGTTGAGTCGGGTGGGGGATTTTGATCTTCATGGGAGGTGCTGTGGGTGGTGAAGAAAGCATTTGCCTCGACTTCCACTCGGGCTACCTAGGTAGGCAACCACGACTGCCTATGCAACCATGACGACCATGACGACGGGGAGTCGAGTGTAAAACGAAGAAATTGGCAGTTGGTTGTACAAGAGAATTTCCTCCTctgctctcctctcctcctcTCCTTGGATAAAGTTACAGGCACCGTCTACGTCTAGATCTGGTATTACGACTACAACAGAAGCTCGAGAGGGTTCTCAATGGCCTTTTTGAGCTCCTTCATGAACTCGCCACCGACGGCGCCGTCGACGACCTTGTGGTCAAAGGAGCCGGTGATGACGATCTGGTCGTCCCAGGCGACTGTCGGTGTGCCGTTGTCGTCGACGTCGCCGGGGACGGCGACCTTGTTTGTTGTGCCAATGGCGACGATGCAGGCCTGCGGGGGGTTGATGACGGCGGTGAAGCGCTCGACGGCGGGGTTCATGCCCATGTTGGAGATGGTGATGGAGCCGCCCTGGTACTCTTCAGGCTTGAGCTTGCCGTCGCGGGCGCGCTTGCCGAGATCCTTGATCTGGCTGCTGATGGACTGCAGGCCGAGGCCGTTGACGTTCTTGACAATGGGCGTCATGAGGCCGACGGGGGTGGAGACGGCGACGGAGACGTCGACGACGTTGTGCTGGCGGATGATGACCTTGCCGTCCATCTCGCGCCACGACGAGTTGGCCGCGGGGACCTTGCGggcggcgacggcgaggGCCTTGACGAGCAGGTCGTTGACGGACAGCTTGTAGGCGCCGTCGGCCGAGGCGTTGAGGGCCTCGCGCAGCTTGAGCAGCTTGGAGACGGACATGGTCGAGGCGACAAAGTAGTGAGGGTTCTGCTGCATCGACTCGGTCAGGCGGGTAGCGATGACCTTGCGCATGCTCGTGGCCTCGATGTCCTCGTACGAAGCGGCCGCgggggcggcggcggtggcaggGGCACCGCCAGCGGGCTTGTACCTGTCGACGTCCTCCTTGGTGATGGCACCACCGCGGCCGGAGCCCTTGATGGAGC
The window above is part of the Ascochyta rabiei chromosome 1, complete sequence genome. Proteins encoded here:
- a CDS encoding Dihydrolipoyllysine-residue acetyltransferase; its protein translation is MSATALLSRAGAQLASRGPIALRAALARRTPALSALARYYASYPAHTVVSMPALSPTMTAGNIGAWQKKVGDSIAPGDVLVEIETDKAQMDFEFQEEGTIAKILRNAGDKDVAVGSPIAVMVDEGEDVSAFETFSIEDAGGDKKPDTPAKQGNAAEASEPADTGSQTAPPKQHAAPVSQESDSTGNRLETSLQRQPAYSPAVKKLALEKGVPLGSIKGSGRGGAITKEDVDRYKPAGGAPATAAAPAAASYEDIEATSMRKVIATRLTESMQQNPHYFVASTMSVSKLLKLREALNASADGAYKLSVNDLLVKALAVAARKVPAANSSWREMDGKVIIRQHNVVDVSVAVSTPVGLMTPIVKNVNGLGLQSISSQIKDLGKRARDGKLKPEEYQGGSITISNMGMNPAVERFTAVINPPQACIVAIGTTNKVAVPGDVDDNGTPTVAWDDQIVITGSFDHKVVDGAVGGEFMKELKKAIENPLELLL